In one Vibrio sp. VB16 genomic region, the following are encoded:
- a CDS encoding GNAT family N-acetyltransferase, whose amino-acid sequence MEISLHLVRLKDAEALLKFEVDNKRWFEEHVPSREDRFYSLLGVKQQISDFLIKYENGEMYPMLIKNDIGTICGRINLHRIDDKGEHGEMGYRVGRSYISQGVASSAVKKLLTLLTKTSGLKYVNAFALVNNVGSNKILTNNGFHLVQKLSNYTELNDHMEDANQYHRALS is encoded by the coding sequence ATGGAAATATCTCTACACTTAGTTCGCCTGAAAGATGCTGAAGCACTTTTGAAATTTGAGGTTGATAATAAACGTTGGTTCGAAGAACATGTCCCTTCTCGTGAAGACCGTTTCTATTCTCTTTTAGGCGTTAAACAGCAAATCTCTGATTTCTTAATAAAATATGAGAATGGTGAGATGTATCCCATGTTAATAAAAAATGATATTGGCACTATTTGTGGACGTATAAATTTACATCGCATAGATGATAAAGGTGAACACGGAGAAATGGGCTATAGGGTTGGAAGATCTTATATATCTCAAGGTGTGGCTTCTAGTGCGGTCAAAAAACTGCTTACTCTGCTAACAAAAACATCAGGGCTTAAATACGTAAACGCGTTTGCACTTGTGAACAATGTTGGATCAAATAAAATTTTAACCAATAACGGCTTTCATCTTGTTCAAAAACTGAGCAACTACACTGAATTAAATGACCATATGGAAGATGCAAATCAATACCACAGAGCATTATCCTAA
- a CDS encoding tetratricopeptide repeat protein: MKKTELYSNYVSDLGRAVSTPLLIELSGTDLNSFIDNKQIAVDTSDVALFSAQSVFNHKLSNSDKTNVIVISANGDDPSEFAILEALLQLLRNDLKNIANVQVIKQTIKAGVTLGTSGLLNDFAGGFLDKGVDFIFNEIGDAFSSSIIDSAQEHLDLSSFLLDRVESVLQDTSSAGLGGIMAHHLENHELFLSTEAKRELHKLFKTFSQSEEHNIFPLAFKLLLAVSVGESKLIYINNPHKLDDNSLALLSLVVSYAKYLKEKDKSLGLSIVYQYSDENFQPYQKVEQSLQSKKELLDDQRRFAQRYAILERPSSDIPTIAVKSSLFIGRQDELIALNQRFRSKSGGEQLPGTKQEAVVTNRIAIIAGEPGIGKTALVNQHIKEVQEQGEIISLRLVNEVGHQSMNTGLSSLEKSILSEAPRLELMRDWKDKGIGLIKKAASREGALKVIGAILNGAEEVVHVGQAARERLLVDDRIDKVLGNDFGSIDNVHQQSKEKKFSALDAAIQKLQQINSHALPLVLFVDDLQWIDEISAEYLSTRLLSMIDVYLIATIRPSDAATVLQRQSAAGAEKPFTQSLFKMAAVAGSEKVKLVSNHCSLACTNINLTGLNRASLTELMAKVIQGDKTQLETLSDQVVTKLTDSESKTVNTLFAVETINILCDDKFYEGSQLTRLIVDKPLRINPQIGELDAVIKETFITLEQKHKASLSHYTNAKGFQSFNLMAYAVLEERLHLLRQYFSEFGTTAVSTLLFSSVMGTPFSSVLVKNSLAALAASNAPELAPLKTHLHEGGSDTSLNEEHYVIIEEVYEILKRYMGEQGKYQYRHALLHTFLTMQFDYLMQDRFANEVEVATDTMYRIILDVVEAQHKAQPFYNKAIDSLDSADTSERLFYQTVESSIAKRAKQSAKPDWIRTFYKSSMALAISLSAVNRIEEAIELEGELLVVCEEGFQHDKDAWVNEYRETLTLLASSYEDVGDFSKAIALHRKALSLTEKTVDSVSELDAVVQSNLATCYISAGRIEESLRIVASLIPLLKRNYESLVGTWGQLYVSNLISQAYSFKKLNRFNDAVALEEIALSICKREYEIAESEWERYYVTCMGNLGSSYVKLGRIDEATRIEEQALKVTEACYHRAPRLWKKDYLTRLVNLAATLKKTDRVDDAIGMEQHAYSISKVEYDKTPQVWIEYHTQIMANLASSYDQTGRADEAIALNKEVLTILEVETKNSPKVWSKSYVNILNNLAVSYISVNQIEQAIELQKTAHSISSKEYGKAPKLWVEEHVTALSGLASAYKKNTQYERAIELEQEALRIIAQEVVTQPAAWLEKQVNINRNLAVSYGKVDRCEEAIAIEEELLRQIEEQYSHDSKVWAVDYVITLSNLASSYKKQDHLNDAIALEERALEITRTECQLSPKEWAKYHAEVLANLAFSYSELGNITEAIFLSSEAVKLASIEYEKAPSLWAYRYVNSLDSLSMCYLSIDQVEKAISCAEKALKATEIEHNKSQNVWERSYATSLSNLATCYKKGDKLEEAIIAERKALWVRRAASEKEPDRWGEDFAYGLDALANLYMQVDREEEALSLNKKALEIVDLIEKNKSEGRPVTWDQFDFDDALLSDTKYISHHCRWISRVYAVFSWMFGVLFFVAVFGAVSSGEPKMALICTVIAGLFLPPLRKLVYRFTQRELSFTNRMIMVLVLLALL, from the coding sequence ATGAAAAAAACAGAGTTATATAGTAATTATGTTAGCGATCTGGGAAGAGCGGTCTCTACTCCGTTACTGATAGAACTTTCTGGCACAGACCTGAACAGCTTCATTGATAATAAGCAAATCGCTGTCGACACGAGTGATGTCGCTCTGTTTTCTGCTCAGAGTGTGTTTAACCACAAACTAAGTAATAGTGATAAAACCAACGTTATCGTTATCAGTGCAAATGGCGATGACCCATCTGAATTTGCCATTCTTGAAGCCCTGTTGCAGTTGCTCCGCAATGACCTGAAAAATATCGCTAATGTACAGGTGATCAAACAGACGATAAAGGCCGGCGTTACACTTGGAACCAGTGGATTGTTAAACGACTTTGCTGGGGGTTTTCTAGACAAAGGTGTGGATTTCATATTTAACGAAATCGGCGATGCTTTTAGTTCTTCTATTATCGATTCGGCTCAGGAGCATCTTGATCTGAGTAGTTTTTTGCTGGATAGAGTGGAATCGGTGCTTCAAGACACATCCAGTGCAGGGCTAGGTGGAATAATGGCACATCACCTAGAGAACCATGAGCTGTTTTTGTCCACTGAAGCGAAACGAGAATTGCATAAGCTGTTTAAAACATTTTCTCAAAGCGAAGAACACAACATATTTCCATTGGCGTTTAAATTACTTTTGGCTGTCTCCGTTGGCGAGTCCAAACTCATTTATATCAACAACCCACACAAGCTAGATGATAACTCACTGGCTTTGTTATCATTGGTTGTTTCCTATGCTAAGTACTTAAAAGAAAAAGATAAAAGCTTAGGCCTCTCCATTGTATATCAATATAGTGACGAAAATTTTCAGCCTTACCAAAAGGTGGAACAATCGCTTCAATCCAAGAAAGAGCTGCTAGATGATCAACGGCGATTTGCCCAGCGCTATGCAATTTTGGAGCGTCCAAGTAGTGATATCCCAACGATTGCGGTGAAATCTTCTCTGTTTATTGGTCGACAAGACGAGTTAATTGCTCTCAATCAACGCTTTCGCTCAAAAAGCGGTGGCGAGCAATTACCTGGTACAAAGCAAGAAGCCGTCGTGACTAATCGAATCGCGATAATTGCTGGCGAACCCGGTATTGGCAAGACGGCCCTAGTTAATCAACATATCAAAGAGGTTCAAGAGCAAGGAGAGATTATTTCGCTAAGGCTAGTGAATGAAGTGGGACATCAATCTATGAACACTGGCCTGAGTTCATTGGAAAAAAGTATCCTTAGCGAAGCCCCTAGGCTTGAACTTATGCGGGATTGGAAAGACAAGGGAATAGGGTTAATTAAAAAAGCAGCGAGCCGTGAAGGCGCACTCAAGGTTATTGGCGCTATTCTTAACGGCGCTGAGGAAGTGGTTCATGTTGGTCAAGCTGCGAGAGAACGGCTATTGGTTGATGACCGAATAGACAAGGTACTTGGCAACGACTTTGGTTCGATAGATAACGTTCATCAACAGAGCAAGGAGAAGAAATTTTCGGCGCTGGATGCTGCAATACAGAAACTACAGCAGATAAACAGCCACGCTCTTCCTCTGGTTCTTTTTGTTGATGATCTGCAATGGATAGACGAAATCTCGGCTGAATATTTGTCGACTCGACTTCTAAGCATGATTGATGTCTATCTGATTGCCACAATACGACCCAGCGATGCCGCGACTGTATTGCAAAGACAAAGCGCCGCTGGCGCTGAAAAGCCATTTACCCAGTCACTATTTAAAATGGCAGCGGTTGCGGGAAGTGAGAAGGTCAAATTGGTCAGTAATCATTGCTCTCTTGCCTGTACCAATATTAATTTAACCGGCCTGAATCGAGCATCGCTAACTGAACTGATGGCTAAAGTGATACAAGGTGACAAAACGCAATTAGAGACCTTGTCCGATCAGGTGGTAACAAAATTAACAGATTCTGAGTCTAAAACGGTGAATACGCTGTTTGCCGTAGAAACGATTAATATTCTATGTGATGACAAGTTTTACGAAGGGTCGCAACTGACTAGGCTGATAGTAGACAAACCGCTGCGTATTAACCCACAGATTGGCGAGCTTGATGCAGTAATTAAAGAGACTTTTATTACACTCGAACAGAAACATAAAGCCTCACTTTCACACTATACAAATGCCAAAGGCTTCCAATCGTTTAACCTAATGGCTTATGCAGTGCTTGAGGAAAGGCTTCATCTATTAAGGCAATACTTTTCTGAATTTGGCACGACAGCGGTGAGTACGCTGCTATTTTCGTCGGTGATGGGGACGCCGTTTTCTTCCGTATTAGTGAAAAACTCTCTAGCGGCCCTTGCGGCTTCGAACGCTCCAGAATTGGCCCCGTTGAAAACGCACCTACATGAGGGCGGAAGCGATACGAGCCTGAACGAAGAGCACTACGTTATTATTGAAGAAGTGTACGAAATTTTAAAACGCTATATGGGAGAACAAGGCAAGTATCAATACCGCCATGCTCTATTACATACATTCTTAACGATGCAATTTGACTATTTGATGCAGGATAGATTCGCCAACGAAGTAGAAGTGGCGACAGACACCATGTATAGAATCATTCTGGACGTAGTTGAGGCGCAGCATAAAGCACAGCCATTCTACAATAAAGCGATAGACAGTTTGGACAGTGCAGATACCTCGGAGCGCTTGTTTTATCAGACCGTCGAGTCTTCTATTGCAAAAAGAGCAAAACAGAGTGCTAAACCTGATTGGATAAGAACTTTCTACAAATCATCAATGGCGCTAGCTATTTCATTAAGCGCCGTTAATCGTATAGAAGAAGCGATAGAATTAGAAGGTGAATTGCTTGTAGTATGCGAAGAAGGTTTTCAACACGATAAAGATGCGTGGGTAAATGAGTACAGAGAAACGCTAACGTTATTGGCTTCTTCTTATGAAGATGTAGGTGATTTTTCTAAGGCCATCGCACTACATAGGAAGGCGTTGTCCCTCACTGAAAAAACGGTAGATAGTGTGAGTGAGTTAGATGCAGTGGTTCAATCTAATCTTGCTACTTGCTACATTAGTGCGGGTCGTATTGAGGAGTCACTGAGGATTGTAGCGTCGCTTATACCTTTATTAAAACGTAACTATGAAAGTCTTGTGGGCACATGGGGTCAGCTGTATGTCAGTAATCTAATCAGTCAGGCTTACTCATTTAAAAAGCTAAACCGTTTTAATGATGCGGTTGCCTTAGAAGAGATCGCTCTATCTATCTGTAAGCGAGAATATGAAATCGCCGAATCAGAGTGGGAAAGATATTACGTTACCTGTATGGGTAATTTGGGCAGTTCATATGTCAAATTGGGGCGCATCGACGAGGCGACCAGAATAGAAGAACAAGCGTTAAAAGTGACGGAAGCTTGTTATCATCGTGCTCCAAGATTATGGAAGAAGGATTACCTTACCCGCCTTGTCAATTTGGCGGCAACGCTGAAAAAAACAGATCGTGTGGATGACGCTATCGGTATGGAACAACACGCTTATTCTATCAGTAAAGTCGAATATGATAAGACGCCACAGGTGTGGATTGAATACCATACTCAGATTATGGCCAATCTCGCCAGCTCTTATGATCAAACTGGCCGAGCAGATGAAGCCATTGCGCTGAATAAAGAGGTACTAACGATTCTAGAGGTGGAGACGAAAAACTCACCGAAAGTGTGGTCAAAAAGTTACGTTAATATCTTGAACAACCTCGCTGTATCTTATATTTCTGTAAATCAGATAGAACAGGCCATCGAATTGCAGAAAACGGCTCATTCAATTAGCAGTAAAGAATATGGTAAGGCCCCCAAACTCTGGGTAGAAGAGCATGTTACTGCGCTTTCTGGTTTAGCGAGCGCCTACAAAAAAAACACCCAATATGAAAGGGCCATCGAGTTGGAGCAAGAAGCATTGCGCATCATTGCCCAAGAGGTCGTTACCCAGCCAGCTGCGTGGCTTGAAAAGCAGGTAAATATTAATAGAAACCTAGCGGTCTCTTATGGGAAAGTTGACCGCTGTGAAGAAGCCATCGCAATAGAAGAAGAACTACTGCGCCAGATCGAAGAACAATATAGCCATGACTCGAAAGTTTGGGCCGTCGATTATGTCATCACCCTGTCAAATCTGGCCTCGTCTTACAAAAAGCAAGATCACCTTAACGATGCGATTGCCCTAGAGGAGAGAGCATTAGAAATAACCAGAACTGAATGCCAACTATCGCCCAAAGAGTGGGCAAAGTATCACGCGGAAGTTTTAGCCAATCTGGCTTTTTCCTATAGCGAATTAGGCAATATTACTGAAGCGATCTTTCTATCAAGTGAAGCCGTTAAGCTTGCCAGTATTGAATATGAAAAGGCGCCGAGCTTATGGGCCTATCGTTACGTAAATAGCCTAGATAGCCTTTCGATGTGCTACCTCTCCATTGATCAAGTTGAGAAGGCAATATCTTGCGCAGAAAAAGCATTGAAAGCCACAGAGATTGAACACAATAAATCACAGAATGTATGGGAAAGAAGTTACGCAACTAGCCTTAGCAACCTAGCAACCTGTTACAAAAAAGGCGATAAGCTAGAAGAGGCGATAATTGCTGAGCGAAAAGCCCTATGGGTAAGGCGCGCGGCAAGTGAGAAAGAACCAGATCGTTGGGGGGAAGATTTTGCTTACGGTTTAGATGCGCTCGCCAATCTATATATGCAGGTCGACCGGGAGGAAGAGGCACTTTCCCTCAACAAAAAAGCGTTAGAAATCGTTGACCTAATTGAGAAAAACAAATCAGAGGGGAGACCTGTAACGTGGGACCAATTTGATTTTGATGATGCATTGTTAAGTGATACGAAGTACATCAGTCATCACTGCCGCTGGATAAGTCGTGTTTACGCAGTATTCAGTTGGATGTTTGGTGTGCTTTTTTTTGTTGCTGTCTTTGGCGCGGTATCATCAGGCGAACCTAAAATGGCTCTGATATGTACAGTTATAGCGGGGTTATTCTTGCCACCATTAAGAAAGCTGGTCTATCGATTTACTCAGCGTGAGTTGTCATTCACCAATAGGATGATAATGGTTTTGGTGTTACTGGCCTTGCTGTAA
- a CDS encoding alternative oxidase, producing the protein MQKFQLTHRDATKISEHVAYRITQCLKFLLNLFYGDKYAKRAVILETIAAVPGMVAGMFNHLKALRRMKDDQGWIKELLDEAENERMHLMIFLNIANPSWIERLLVLIGQAVFIVVYSTIYILSSKIAHRIVGYFEEEACKSYTEYLERIDEGKVENLSAPQMAIDYYQLPSNAKLRDVILKIREDEAKHRDRNHEFADCYQNKNLPEHQY; encoded by the coding sequence ATGCAAAAATTTCAACTTACGCACAGAGATGCGACAAAAATTTCAGAACATGTCGCTTATCGAATAACGCAATGCCTTAAGTTTTTACTTAACCTATTTTATGGGGACAAATATGCTAAACGTGCAGTAATTTTAGAAACCATTGCGGCAGTACCGGGAATGGTTGCGGGTATGTTCAATCATCTTAAGGCGCTACGAAGAATGAAAGATGATCAAGGATGGATTAAAGAGCTATTAGATGAAGCAGAAAATGAGAGGATGCATTTAATGATTTTCTTGAATATTGCGAACCCAAGCTGGATAGAAAGACTATTGGTATTGATAGGGCAGGCTGTTTTCATTGTTGTGTACAGTACCATCTATATTTTGTCATCAAAAATTGCCCATAGAATAGTCGGGTATTTCGAAGAAGAGGCATGTAAAAGCTATACAGAATACTTAGAACGAATCGATGAAGGAAAGGTAGAAAACCTATCAGCGCCTCAAATGGCAATTGATTACTACCAGTTACCTTCAAATGCGAAGTTGAGAGATGTTATTTTGAAAATCCGTGAAGATGAGGCAAAACACCGAGATAGAAATCATGAGTTTGCGGATTGTTACCAAAATAAAAACCTACCAGAACACCAATATTAA
- a CDS encoding substrate-binding periplasmic protein, which yields MKLLLNNLKLAIVILASTFSYASVADTLRVMLHTGSFPPYFFNEDDARTGTIKDIFKALSQETGDTIEYVRVPFNRALHLFETGELHIEPMTNPAYRSDSSVPGIYSIPFAVADEIILFNKESYAQVDSQEDLLGETIGVVKGYYYPKYTPYFEDGRIGSYPVKNENKLIQLLVAGRLSQALMNKDFAQYQITSQHLEDETVLSKPYHSLDMMIRFHPTKEAAVTRFNKAIVKLKEEGIIDGIYDKYR from the coding sequence ATGAAGCTACTGCTAAATAATTTAAAATTGGCCATTGTCATATTGGCTTCTACCTTCTCTTATGCCAGCGTCGCGGACACGTTGCGCGTAATGTTACATACTGGCTCTTTTCCTCCGTACTTCTTTAATGAAGACGACGCTCGAACAGGAACAATCAAAGATATATTCAAAGCCTTGTCTCAAGAAACAGGAGATACTATTGAGTATGTAAGGGTTCCTTTTAATCGCGCGCTTCACCTGTTCGAGACTGGCGAATTACACATTGAACCAATGACAAACCCCGCCTATAGAAGCGACTCTAGTGTTCCAGGTATTTACAGCATCCCATTTGCAGTGGCGGATGAAATTATTCTGTTTAATAAAGAGAGTTATGCACAAGTAGACTCTCAGGAAGATTTGTTGGGTGAAACTATAGGTGTGGTGAAGGGGTACTATTACCCCAAATATACCCCTTACTTTGAAGACGGACGCATCGGTTCTTATCCTGTCAAAAATGAGAATAAGTTGATCCAACTGTTGGTGGCCGGTCGTCTTTCTCAAGCACTTATGAACAAAGATTTTGCTCAATATCAGATCACGAGTCAGCATTTAGAAGATGAAACCGTTCTAAGCAAACCTTATCATTCATTGGATATGATGATCCGTTTCCATCCAACAAAGGAAGCCGCGGTTACTCGATTCAACAAGGCGATTGTTAAACTTAAAGAAGAAGGCATTATCGACGGAATCTACGATAAATACCGTTGA
- a CDS encoding VOC family protein codes for MKMNHVGIMVGNMDKAVEFYTKALGLEVVMNNTKVTEERETAIGRMCIAVFGEGFKGFNIAHLLTNDGIGFELFEMKERQERHDVDFSRIGIFHFCLQTDDFHGVIKRTEEFGGKVRMDIMRYHPEDDNNKAQMVYLEDPFGNLFELYSHTYEETYAADYE; via the coding sequence ATGAAAATGAATCACGTGGGAATCATGGTTGGTAATATGGACAAAGCGGTTGAGTTTTACACAAAGGCGTTAGGTTTAGAAGTCGTGATGAACAATACGAAAGTAACGGAAGAGCGCGAGACTGCAATTGGACGCATGTGTATTGCCGTTTTCGGGGAAGGCTTTAAAGGTTTTAACATTGCTCATTTACTCACCAATGACGGGATTGGGTTCGAGTTGTTTGAAATGAAGGAGCGTCAAGAGCGCCACGACGTCGATTTCTCTCGCATTGGTATTTTTCACTTCTGCCTTCAAACAGATGATTTCCACGGTGTGATTAAGCGTACTGAAGAATTTGGTGGCAAGGTACGTATGGATATTATGCGATACCACCCTGAAGACGATAACAATAAAGCGCAGATGGTTTATCTAGAAGACCCATTTGGTAATCTATTTGAACTGTACTCGCACACTTATGAAGAGACTTACGCTGCAGATTACGAGTAA